In the Fibrobacter sp. genome, one interval contains:
- a CDS encoding tetratricopeptide repeat protein, giving the protein MCKFRFIALALVAFFFEGCTCCAYLNHMFNAERLYDQAGEMREARMDSVPEADNSFPSAEERQKYDKVIEKGSRVLERFPKNKKRTAEAVFLIGESFRHKQEWGKAITKYDEFERYFSDHDSMPAVEYQRAYCLYKNHEYNISRFALEPVISSKEHPYYFQGLNLLSLLDEQAEFPDQAIASLEAVLADTSGTPFMRGKAHFRLAGLYYKKENWDKAREHFTAEEIKLLNTRERQSAGEQAAECLVNRQEYLQAADEYKALYKEPEFEQKQPEYLVRIGEITLMAGRYPDAFIILQKVNTEYPRTLYASRSYFNLGDYEQHKTLDYDKAVIYYDSSYISRSICEWAQQSRERRDALQRLIAMRNQNDQDRKLDSIPNVDNFFGTEFQIAELFLFKLDEVDSAVKRLDVVINDSGDSLKVLRATYAKAFIYDEFMHDPDAAEEIYKEIIEKYPDTEYGKQAQANLGMRVTLKTKEDLAKDRYLAAESLWTIATEIPLDKMDLVDSAYARAFVAFDSLYQEYPETQAGIQALYMKAIYFQMNPERLDSTLITYKTLKEKYGQTPWGIQAAKMMNTRLTISDKDLERLRKRAKTSEEHINKLSAQYYETLNKKPEEKKAEVKNAEEEILENTYNSMYDFE; this is encoded by the coding sequence ATGTGTAAGTTCCGTTTTATAGCGCTGGCATTGGTGGCCTTCTTCTTTGAAGGCTGTACCTGCTGCGCCTATCTGAACCACATGTTCAATGCGGAACGACTTTATGACCAGGCTGGGGAAATGCGAGAGGCTCGCATGGATAGCGTGCCCGAAGCGGACAATTCCTTTCCTAGCGCAGAAGAAAGGCAAAAGTACGACAAGGTTATTGAAAAAGGCTCCCGTGTTCTGGAACGTTTTCCCAAGAACAAGAAACGTACCGCCGAGGCGGTTTTCCTGATTGGCGAATCTTTCCGTCACAAGCAGGAATGGGGCAAGGCCATTACCAAGTACGACGAATTTGAACGTTACTTCTCTGACCATGATTCCATGCCCGCGGTCGAGTATCAGCGAGCTTACTGCCTTTACAAGAATCATGAATACAACATCAGCCGATTCGCCCTGGAACCTGTGATTTCCAGTAAGGAGCACCCTTACTATTTCCAGGGTCTGAACCTTTTGTCGTTGCTGGATGAACAGGCTGAATTCCCGGATCAGGCAATCGCTTCCCTGGAAGCGGTTCTTGCCGATACGTCGGGAACTCCCTTTATGAGGGGCAAGGCTCATTTCAGACTTGCCGGGCTGTACTACAAGAAGGAAAACTGGGATAAGGCCCGCGAGCATTTTACTGCCGAAGAAATCAAGCTCTTGAACACTCGCGAACGCCAGTCCGCAGGAGAACAGGCTGCCGAATGCCTTGTTAATCGTCAAGAATACCTGCAGGCTGCCGACGAGTACAAGGCTCTGTACAAGGAACCGGAGTTTGAACAGAAACAGCCCGAGTACTTGGTTCGTATCGGTGAAATCACCTTGATGGCAGGCCGTTATCCGGATGCATTCATCATCTTGCAGAAGGTGAATACGGAGTATCCTCGAACTCTTTACGCTTCTCGCAGCTACTTTAACCTTGGTGATTACGAACAGCACAAAACCTTGGATTATGATAAGGCCGTTATCTATTATGATAGCAGCTACATATCTCGTTCCATTTGCGAATGGGCTCAGCAGAGCCGAGAGCGTCGTGATGCGCTCCAACGCCTGATAGCCATGCGCAACCAGAACGATCAGGACCGTAAGCTGGATTCCATTCCCAATGTCGATAATTTCTTTGGAACTGAATTCCAGATTGCGGAATTGTTCCTGTTCAAGCTGGATGAAGTTGATAGTGCTGTAAAACGTCTTGACGTGGTAATCAATGATTCTGGCGATAGCCTTAAGGTTCTTCGAGCCACTTACGCCAAGGCCTTTATATACGACGAATTTATGCACGATCCCGATGCCGCCGAGGAAATCTATAAGGAGATTATCGAAAAGTACCCGGATACGGAATACGGAAAGCAGGCTCAGGCTAACTTGGGCATGCGCGTGACCTTGAAGACCAAGGAGGACTTGGCCAAGGATCGTTACCTTGCTGCGGAAAGCCTCTGGACTATAGCAACCGAGATTCCTCTGGATAAGATGGATCTGGTGGATTCAGCCTACGCCCGCGCCTTTGTTGCCTTCGACAGCCTTTACCAGGAATATCCTGAAACCCAGGCCGGCATACAGGCCTTGTATATGAAGGCTATTTACTTCCAGATGAATCCGGAACGGCTGGATAGCACTCTCATTACCTATAAGACCTTGAAGGAAAAATATGGTCAGACTCCTTGGGGTATCCAGGCCGCCAAGATGATGAACACTCGCTTGACCATTTCCGATAAGGACTTGGAACGTCTCCGCAAACGTGCCAAAACTAGCGAAGAGCATATCAATAAGCTTTCTGCTCAATATTACGAAACCTTGAATAAGAAGCCCGAGGAAAAGAAGGCTGAAGTCAAGAACGCAGAAGAAGAAATTCTTGAAAATACATACAACAGCATGTATGATTTCGAGTAA
- a CDS encoding RNA polymerase sigma factor RpoD/SigA, translating to MSDANEALYFRDLNRFPTLTPQEESALLTIIKTGATEEIRKSALQRLIRGNLRFVVSVARKYQGRGLSLLDLINEGNLGLFKAAKRFDMDKDVKFISYAVWWIRQSIQKALFEQVGAVRIPPNKLALVNRFKRALMQNDGDYDKTIAMDEFAPYERDIVEVMEKIVDISLDAPIGDSATVSSSSESVSTLMDVLGSEGNQDEDMEREERKKLIQETLSSLPQREEEILRMFYGLDTVEDTTLKDIGEDLKLSRERVRQIKNKTLRRLQKSKEHKEKLADFLED from the coding sequence ATGAGTGACGCAAACGAAGCACTATACTTTCGAGACTTGAATAGGTTCCCGACACTGACTCCTCAGGAGGAGTCGGCTCTCTTGACCATTATCAAGACCGGAGCTACAGAGGAAATTCGTAAGTCTGCTCTTCAGCGCCTGATCCGTGGTAACCTCCGCTTCGTGGTAAGCGTTGCCCGCAAGTACCAGGGCCGCGGACTTTCCCTTCTTGACTTGATTAACGAGGGTAACCTTGGCTTGTTCAAGGCCGCCAAGCGTTTTGACATGGACAAGGATGTGAAGTTCATCTCTTACGCCGTGTGGTGGATTCGCCAGTCTATCCAGAAGGCCTTGTTTGAACAGGTGGGCGCGGTCCGTATTCCGCCTAACAAGCTTGCTTTGGTAAATCGCTTTAAGCGTGCCCTTATGCAAAACGATGGCGATTACGACAAGACCATCGCCATGGACGAATTTGCTCCCTACGAACGAGACATCGTGGAAGTCATGGAAAAGATCGTGGATATTTCCTTGGACGCTCCCATTGGCGATAGCGCCACCGTCTCTAGCAGTAGCGAATCTGTAAGCACCCTTATGGACGTTCTTGGTTCCGAAGGCAACCAGGACGAGGACATGGAAAGGGAAGAACGCAAGAAGCTTATCCAGGAGACCTTGTCCTCCCTGCCTCAGCGTGAAGAGGAAATCCTGCGTATGTTCTACGGTCTTGATACCGTCGAGGATACAACCCTTAAGGATATTGGCGAAGACCTCAAGCTTAGCCGTGAACGTGTCCGTCAAATCAAGAACAAGACCTTGCGCCGTTTGCAGAAGAGCAAGGAACATAAAGAAAAACTGGCTGACTTTTTGGAAGATTAA
- a CDS encoding septal ring lytic transglycosylase RlpA family protein: MLEGCAGSASIAARKGYVRFPGKHYASKEKAEIGTKISGDASYYGPGFHGKLTASGEIFNQNDYTCAHKTLPFGTKLKVVREDNGESVEVRVNDRGPYVGTRILDLSVAAGKKIGLDKVGHAKVTATVVE; the protein is encoded by the coding sequence GTGCTTGAGGGATGTGCCGGAAGTGCCTCTATTGCAGCCCGCAAGGGTTATGTCCGTTTTCCGGGCAAGCACTATGCATCCAAGGAAAAGGCTGAAATAGGAACCAAAATCTCCGGGGATGCCAGCTACTACGGCCCGGGTTTTCATGGCAAGTTGACCGCCAGTGGTGAAATCTTTAACCAGAATGATTATACTTGCGCCCATAAGACACTGCCTTTCGGTACCAAGCTGAAGGTTGTCCGCGAGGATAATGGCGAAAGCGTCGAGGTACGAGTGAATGACCGTGGCCCCTATGTGGGAACTAGAATCCTCGACCTTAGTGTTGCTGCGGGGAAAAAGATCGGCCTTGACAAGGTTGGACATGCCAAGGTGACTGCGACTGTTGTCGAATAA
- a CDS encoding DUF971 domain-containing protein, with the protein MLQPKKIFRTEDGKLGFEWNDGSRGACDIRTLRCACPCALCVDEHSGVKILDDSTVPADIALVKIQSVGRYAAGITFSDGHSSGIYPYEKLKDLTKSA; encoded by the coding sequence ATGCTTCAACCTAAGAAAATCTTTAGAACGGAAGATGGCAAGCTTGGCTTTGAATGGAACGATGGTTCCCGCGGCGCCTGCGATATCAGAACCCTTCGCTGTGCTTGCCCCTGCGCCCTTTGTGTTGATGAACATTCCGGCGTTAAGATCCTTGATGATTCCACAGTCCCTGCGGATATCGCCTTGGTGAAGATTCAATCTGTTGGCCGCTATGCAGCTGGTATTACCTTTAGTGATGGTCATAGTTCGGGAATTTACCCCTATGAGAAACTTAAGGATTTGACGAAATCTGCATAA
- a CDS encoding Mrp/NBP35 family ATP-binding protein, protein MILDEKNILKALCAVQDPDLHKNIVELDFVQNLKIEGTKVSFDLRLTTPTCPIRDQFKDQCIAIVKAMGATEVNVTFTAKEGGSATGNSAAHAPQNSHIGEVAHVVAVASGKGGVGKSTVTANLAMALSLSGARVGILDADIYGPSMGLMFGIDKAPEVFDDNTIAPVEAKGGVSIVSMCMFADSDKATIWRGPMVSQMIQHFIHHVRWGKLDYLLVDFPPGTGDIQLTLTQNCPMAGAVVVTTPQEVALADCRKGIAMFDNVGVPVIGIVENMSYFICDQCNKPHYIFRQGGGEKIAEKWGVPLIAKVPLEPAVADCGDTGTPAVLSNPNSESAKAFMQAADAMVRTVSIFDHEDEGVLKNYNYEFDALPVEKV, encoded by the coding sequence ATGATTCTTGACGAAAAAAACATCTTAAAAGCGCTTTGCGCCGTGCAGGATCCGGATCTTCACAAGAATATTGTGGAACTGGACTTTGTGCAGAACCTGAAGATTGAAGGTACAAAGGTCAGTTTCGACCTGCGTCTCACTACGCCTACTTGCCCTATCCGCGACCAGTTCAAGGACCAGTGCATTGCCATTGTGAAGGCTATGGGCGCAACCGAAGTCAACGTGACTTTCACTGCCAAGGAAGGCGGTTCTGCAACGGGTAATTCCGCTGCCCATGCACCTCAGAATTCCCACATCGGCGAAGTGGCCCATGTGGTGGCTGTGGCTAGCGGAAAGGGTGGCGTGGGTAAGTCCACAGTCACCGCAAACTTGGCCATGGCCTTAAGTTTGTCTGGGGCCAGGGTCGGAATTTTGGATGCGGACATTTATGGCCCCAGCATGGGCCTCATGTTCGGTATTGACAAGGCACCCGAAGTCTTTGACGATAATACCATCGCTCCTGTGGAAGCCAAGGGCGGCGTAAGCATTGTTTCCATGTGCATGTTTGCCGATTCCGACAAGGCGACCATCTGGCGCGGCCCCATGGTGAGCCAGATGATCCAGCACTTTATCCATCATGTACGTTGGGGCAAGCTTGACTACCTGTTGGTGGACTTTCCTCCAGGAACAGGCGACATCCAGCTGACCTTGACCCAGAACTGCCCCATGGCTGGTGCGGTTGTGGTTACCACTCCTCAGGAAGTTGCCTTGGCCGACTGCCGCAAGGGTATCGCCATGTTCGATAACGTGGGAGTTCCCGTAATCGGTATCGTCGAAAACATGAGCTACTTTATCTGCGACCAGTGCAACAAGCCTCACTACATTTTCCGCCAGGGCGGCGGTGAAAAGATTGCTGAAAAGTGGGGCGTTCCGCTGATTGCAAAGGTTCCCCTGGAACCTGCCGTTGCCGACTGCGGCGACACCGGCACACCTGCGGTGCTCAGCAATCCCAACTCTGAGTCAGCCAAGGCCTTTATGCAGGCTGCAGATGCCATGGTCCGCACCGTCTCCATCTTTGACCACGAGGATGAGGGCGTGCTCAAGAACTACAACTACGAATTCGATGCCTTGCCGGTGGAAAAGGTCTAG